Proteins from a single region of Melanotaenia boesemani isolate fMelBoe1 chromosome 3, fMelBoe1.pri, whole genome shotgun sequence:
- the mych gene encoding myelocytomatosis oncogene homolog, translated as MLQSFSQSPDWLYSEPLLFDDEFCQSLMKDLQSLPTPPQSPPMKTELTACKPLSKEDQLSFVSDILLEDHDVHQLSWTSDFFQSATEKEGESSKPCSPLEDGGEDSLWQYLAADKSLEEKLVSSMLGSSPLLSDIDTSIFEEIAGSTLDCQNLMGAQEPNEATSDYGSTGGEMSTYSSSDSEEEIDVVTVVRCPSSLSPLPSLADLSSRKQKQEEEQRALQRHHFEIQLQHNYAAPCPASPPPSVSSNKRSRGSDGSARFHHSLRNPSSSSSRYHHSSRNSTETEDEEERRRTHNVMERQRRNELKNCFMRLRDNVPELSHNDKASKVVILKKARDCIYGLEDESHRLQNKRDKLKAKQEELKARLEQLRS; from the exons ATGTTGCAAAGTTTTTCTCAGTCGCCGGACTGGCTTTACTCAGAGCCGCTGCTGTTTGATGATGAGTTCTGCCAAAGTTTGATGAAGGACCTCCAGTCATTGCCGACACCACCCCAGTCCCCTCCCATGAAGACCGAGCTGACAGCCTGCAAGCCCCTGTCCAAGGAGGACCAGTTGAGCTTCGTGTCAGACATCCTGCTGGAAGACCATGATGTACATCAACTCAGCTGGACCAGTGACTTCTTTCAGTCTGCCACGGAGAAGGAGGGTGAGTCCAGCAAGCCTTGTTCTCCTCTGGAGGACGGTGGGGAGGACAGCCTTTGGCAGTACCTTGCTGCAGACAAGAGTCTAGAAGAGAAGCTGGTCTCCTCGATGCTGGGCTCCAGCCCTCTGCTGTCTGACATTGACACCAGCATCTTTGAGGAGATTGCTGGCTCCACGCTCGACTGCCAGAACCTGATGGGTGCACAGGAGCCAAATGAGGCTACATCAGACTATGGCTCAACTGGTGGCGAGATGTCTACGTATTCATCAAGTGACTCTG AAGAAGAAATTGACGTGGTGACTGTGGTACGCTGTCCCTCGAGCCTTTCCCCCCTGCCCTCATTGGCTGATCTTTCCAGCCGCAAACAGAAGCAAGAAGAGGAGCAGCGAGCTCTCCAGCGCCACCACTTTGAGATCCAGCTACAACACAACTACGCCGCCCCGTGCCCCGCCTCACCTCCACCTTCGGTCTCATCCAACAAGCGCTCAAGGGGTAGCGATGGCTCGGCGCGCTTCCATCACTCTCTCCGCAAcccttcatcttcttcatctcgTTACCACCACTCTTCCCGAAACTCAACAGAGacggaggatgaggaggagcgGCGGCGGACTCACAATGTAATGGAGCGGCAGCGGCGCAACGAGCTTAAGAACTGTTTCATGCGTTTGCGTGACAACGTACCAGAGCTGTCACACAACGACAAGGCGTCCAAGGTTGTGATACTGAAGAAGGCTAGAGACTGCATCTATGGCCTGGAGGACGAGAGCCACAGACTCCAAAACAAGAGAGACAAACTTAAAGCGAAACAGGAAGAGCTGAAAGCCAGACTAGAACAGCTCCGCAGCTAA